Below is a window of Megalopta genalis isolate 19385.01 chromosome 7, iyMegGena1_principal, whole genome shotgun sequence DNA.
TATGAAATTGTAATCAAAATCGACGGTATCTAGTCTAGTAGACGAcgtagtctactagacgatgactaaaaagcttttttttaattttgctgttgcttagaatgaaaagaaaagattGAAAACCatcgtttttaacttttttatctgaacctataacaaAAACTTacaaaatgcctttcgtagatcttgataacttatatgcgtgctgaaagtttgatcgaaatcagttaactcAGAGTCCAGCTACAGGCGTTTGAAGCATTTTAAaaattgcagatttcttacagctTTTGGTCAAAATAGCGAATTTTTGCGCTCTTTAATTTGTCGTACCTCATAACAACACAAaccaatttcgataaaattttcaacatgcatccTCTATCATCATTTAGTAGAGTttaaaaatagttattgcgttttaaaaggtgtgcgaaCTGAAACAGAAACTTTGTATTGTttgaatacttgagaaagaaactgtttagttgcaaataacaATTGACACAATTAAGAAAAACAGGTATACTCttggaaaatttatataatcagaaataatttatataatcagAAATCATACTGAACTAATGTTTGTTTACTTGTTAGAATTTAGAAACAACAAATTTTTTGGATTATTTGATTAAAATTGAAATCAAAATCATATTGAAATAATGTTCTACTGGCCAAGACTTTATTCCAGATGTTTTTATTCCAAAAATACATTAACTAATTCTACGTggttagaaaattaattatttataatagttTAAATATTTAGAGAAATAGAGGAACAGTTTCAATTATTCTTAATAACTATTCGAAACACAATGTGATAACAAAATTATAGGCGTAGATCGTGGAAGTTTTTAGTCTTGTTACGCATATCCATTTCTTTTTCTATATGGATTTGTATTACTTGAGGCACTGTTCTGTTGTCTCatctttttaataatatttaagatTTCAATACGGAACTCCAATTTTTGATCTTCGCTAAATTCACTCAATGATGGAATAAGGCTATCAAAaaatgatttgtctgcattATACTCTGGTTGATCAGATTCTGATTGAGATGGTATTGTAGTTTTCGTAAGTTCAGTTATTGTTGACTCGGTATCATGTTTCCATTTTCGAGTTTTATGTTTGTGTGGTGGATCTAGCCTTGCTTTAGTCTCAGTTCCATCTTGAGACTGCTGTTCGTCCTGATCTTCTAAACTAGATTGTTTTATAGTGATGCCAGCTTGTTGAAGAAATGTCAACTGACGAGCATAAATATACCGTCTGCTTCTCTCAGCCGCATGTCCAGATCTCGTTCTCTTTTTAACACTTTTAAGAAAATTGTCCCTGACGTTCCTCCACTTCTTATTTAATCTATTACCTGAAGCCAAATATATTTACGTAAATATAAAAGGTACATACTTGCATAGTGTGCGTAATCAGACTGATCTTTGTTtaacattaatatataaaattggtCATTCAGCAATCGAGATTATTTGAAATAGGTTTATAAATTTTTGATAAGGATTTTAACAGTACAATGTTTCAGAAGTCAGATTTTTATGAGAAGTTGATAAACGATAGACTCAATATTCAGTCCAAGTGTATTTTGACGTTTGATACAGACGAAGGGGAAAACTTTCGTCGGATGACAAAAGGATTTTTAATTATGTTATAGATTGGCTCgaatacaaaaaaaaattaaactCAACAACAAAATTAATAAAGACATGTTGTGTTCTccataattgaaaaatattctGAGATAGAAATACTAACTCcacgttttgaatttttttaaattttagtaTCGAAGAACTTGATTGTGACTCCTATTTCTTTATAGttacaatattttcaatgtttagCTTAACACTACGAAATAACAAGAATTTTacgaatttataataatagataatttaTTAGTTTACGTGTGTCGCCCCCACATGTAACGTTATAATACATATCATTAGAACAGTTAATTAATACGACCGTAATACTAGATTCTATAATGTTTATTTGACTTTATAGGTTAAAAGGACTTTTAAAAAGCAATCTACAATAGTGCCTCACCATAGTAAACCAAGGCAGGAGCAACCGACTTAGAATTTTGAAACAGGTAGAGAAACTGCTTCTCCCTTGATTGGTTGACGCTTCACAGCTAAACAGTGCTGCTCTCATAGTTCTAGACAAAGAGACGAAGTGGTGAGTGAGCAAGAGAGCACAAAATTTAACACAACCAGAAGCTAAACAAGTCGCACCGACGACCAATGTATGTAGCTTGTCTCGCATTGCAGTCTCACACTTTTCGCGCCTGGCGCTCCATCTGAAATACTCGACCGTGAAATATTCGAATGTTTTGAAACGACgaccatttctacaattatgaatctacaaaattttgttaattcagCCATCCCAATACTTGTTAACTGAGACGGCCAACAATCAATGTTATACTCTACGAAAAGGAGTTTCGTAAGCAATGAATAATTTCGCAATTGTCGAAACTATGAACGAAACTAGGGATATAAGGTAATATTGTTTGTGGGTTGGGTAACATagaaaatgatattttattattgcaTCGACATTATCACTTCTGGAGTGAATAAGGCTGGTTATTATAAGGTTGTTATTATTAGAGTTATTAACGTAATTCGTTATCCTCCTTGTGGAACATAGGAGGTTGTTGTTGCTTCTATGGTTCGATTGCAGCCCGTAATTCTGCAATTTGAACTTTGCGCCATACTTGCACGCCTAGCCAAAAACCCACCACCACTCCCATTCTGCGTAGAACGATATGGCGCATTTCGAGCCCCGTGCCTcggctatcgtgcgcctcaaactCCAGAATTACAGATTGCTTATTTAATAAGCATAATTACAGATTGATATTTAATAAACATAATGACAGATtgatatttaataataacggctcttttcagggcctcaaattcatgcaagtAGAAATGTTCGTCCTTAATCACTCCAGAAATGAGAATATCGAtgcccaaataaaataaaattttttatgtaACCCAGATTCATAAACAACATACCCTTATACATATTCCTAATTTCATTATAGATTGCGGATCAAAATTTCATTTTGATTTTGGATTTGTTTCATACTGcattttaatctttttttatcGGTAAATTGTTCCACTCTTCAATAATTCTTAACTCTAATTCTCTAAAACTCTGAGTTTGAGAATTTTTGTGTAGGTAATTACTAAATTAAATATGTAGTCTTTCTAAGAGGATATGAATGCAATTTTTAGCTTTATTTCTCAAATTTTTGAAagtaaaaatcgtataaaattgcgAAATTATTCGTTTTTCTGAAACTCCGTCTCGTACAGTAGGATATTGACTGCTGTTCGTCCTAGTTAAAAAGTACTGAAATAGCTTAATTAACCAAATTTTGTAGATTCATAAAGTAGAGACCATTAGCTGAAATGTAGCTTACGGGTTTTCtaaaattttattaattgtagaaatgatcgTCGTTTCCACGCTGGACTGTGTAGTCGAAAATCCTACGGGGCTAAAAGTACGAGTCGAATATCGCGCCACGTGTTTCAGATGGAGCGCCCAGACGTACGGATGCGCGAGAAATGTGAGACCGCAAGCACGGTAAAGTGAGACGGCCTAGGTTGTCGTCCGTGTGGACACTCACACATAGAGCTCTCTGGTTTCATTCTGTTTCTCTCGATCATCTCCCGTTCTCTTTCTAAAGCAACTGCGCGGACCTGGATGCGCATTAAAATGGTGGGGATAAAAATGCTTACTAAATACAATCGCGAAACAGAATCGCTTACTATGGTGAAGCATGACTGTATACTATTCtataattttctttcattttcaaCATTGGCAGTGTGCCATGGGAAAGAAATTATTTCGAAGTGTAATGTCTAAGTAATCACTGTTAATTAATACGTTGTTAatgaacaataaaataataaagctACTTACGTATTTCATTTTTATCCCGCTCATGTCTTTCGTCAAATTTATCGTAAAAAACACGACAGATCTCAAGCCAGGCACTTCTCTTCTTCGTTCTATCGTGATATTCTTCTGCTGCCACATTCCATATTTCGGGGAATTTTTTCACTTCTTCAATGAAAAGTTCTATGTCCAATGCAGAATCTTCAATGCTTGACTCGGTCATTTCGCAGAAAAGCAACGTACGTGTGCACCAACCGATATATGAATGCGTACTGCGCGACCGTATATGCGTTTGCGTCGACCGTACGTTCACCTAGGAAACTGCGGTAAACAGTGTACGTAACATAGACGCTCGGTATTGCAATCATCTTTTGAAACAAATGTACTTACATTTTTCAATTTAATGTACAGAATTTTGAACCGCAGAATTTTGTAACCGCACCGTCGCCGCACGGTAGAAAACCGGATGTGTGGAGCCGAACTTAATTAGGTGATGCACATTTGTTGAATGATGTATGACATCGTAATTGCGGCATCGGACGTCCATGTTGCGTGCATTTTTGCTATAGTTCCCTAGGAGAACGTACGAACGACGCAATCGCATATACGGTCGTTAGTACCGAATTATACAGGGTCCTTCAAAAGTCCAAGACCGATCAATTATCTAAGAAAAAAAACAGTTTTAAAAATGGTAGTTTAGTTTGATTTTCAGTCAACGCGGATCAAGATCACGTCAaagttaatataatttttattaaatagaatACATCctactttttatttattatgcaGTCTTAGTGTTGTGTGATATTAACAAAATGGACATCTGTGACGGACCCTGTTCTATATTTTTTGACTACATTAAAGAAAAGggaattatgaattaatttccCACTGGTTAAACTGATGATTGTAGgtggaaataaaaattaattaacaataGTTTTTCTAAAGTATTCTAAAGCTAGTATTCTcactaattattatatattacacaaGAATCGAAAAAACAATAACATCATTGTATAGAAATAAGAACAATGTTCTTATTTAATAACAAATTTATTTCTTCAATCTAAAGATTTTTCATGAGGAAATTAAAGTCAAAATATTTCCCTTTGCTCtcgattaatttaaatttcaattcaaatttacCGCCACGTTACCATGTGCTACCACCTGTGGCGCCGCCTCTGAAAGTTCCTTTTAATCCAGAAGGCTACCAGAACAGCATGTGGAAGAACGTGTCAAGAAAATTGATAGCATTATGTGTTGTAAATATCCTGATACCAGTGCAGCAAACATCGAAACAGTATTGTAATGGTTAATATTAACagtttataaacaaatacaatGGAAGACCTAGGTATTTTATCGTCGAAAGCATATAAACGTGCTGAGACGAACTTAAGAAATAGATTGAAACCAtctattttgaaaaattatccACATTACCTGGTACCAGGATATAATTTACATAATAATTTCTCTGTGGATGATGTTGATTTGGAGGATGCTGTCGGAAAATACCACGATTATCCTTACCACTGTGATTTACCACGACCTTTATTACCACCTGCAAAAATACCAAGAACTGGTAAGCAATTAATTCCAACAAgataaaataatgttaatttattatcattacATCTGTTTTTAATACCTATTTGTTTATATAGTAATCAATAAAGAGGACCCTGCGCTAGAACTTCTTACACTTAAGAATCATATCAATGATGATATACAAAGGCTAAAGCATTATTATCTTAGACACGAGAAAGGTATGTGTGCAACAGTCAATATATACATTTGATATTGATTCTATAgatttataattatacatttccATAGAATTAGGACAAACGTACAAAAAagatataaaatggaaacataCAGACAGAATTCTTACTGCTAAAGTACCTAGATATGTAGCTGATATAGCAGAAATTATGGCTCTGGATCCAGATCCACATTTTGAAGGTGTATGTTGAATTAAAGATATAGGAAAAATTTTATGACAATGAATTGAATTGATgacttataattttatttttagtcTTACAATTGGTATTTCACTGGGGGAACTATCAATCAATTAAAGATGCATAACAGAAATATATTACTGTTTCCTTTTAAGGATGAGTTAGGTATTATCATAATGGTAGAATCTTTTTCTCCTATTTGGAAGGCTTATAAACTTATTTTAATACATTTATAGTTGCCACACCTGTTGTTAATGTTGATGAATTCTTTTGGAAACCAGTGCTTCCAAAAGCAGCTAAATGCGAGCTGAATGGTTCACTATTCGAATTAAAACACAGTATTAATCCTAATTCATGTAAGTTTATCTGATATTAAGAGTAATTAGgtaattgaaacaatttcaaACCTGTACCTGTACCTTCAAACCTGTAACCTGTTTTAGGCACAATTTTGGGTAGATACAAGGATCactgtaatttttatatattatctgAATGTAATGAGAAATGGAATCTCACTGAAATTCATAGACAACCATCAAGTATTCCATTAGTTAGTGCAGATTTAAGTTCATATAATACTAATCAATATTGCACAGTAAATTCAGAGAGAACTGTTACTCTTTGGGACGTgacaaaaatgtaaatattaataatgatcCTAATTATTGAATAGTAGTGTATCGTGTATTCAAAATTATAGCTGGGCCGATATTTGACCGTTCTAATATTCGTATGCTTTTAGGAAACATATATGTAGCAACACTGTAATGCAAACTACTGTGGCAGATGATTTATGGGCAAGGGTAAAATTTGAAACAATGGATCCAAATATTATTCTATTTGTAGACAGATGTTGCCTTCATTATCTTGATACTAGAGTAAGTCTAGAACTgctttaattacatattttatgCAGGAATGAAAATGGGGATTATCCATTTCAATATTTATAGATTTCCTTTGATTGTCCGACGTTATCATTGTGCCCAAAGTCATTCCTGGAAAAATGCGAAAGTATTACATTAGATATCGAAAGTAGACATAGTTCTTGTAGATACATAGCGACTTATCACAGTGTTTTAATGTGCGACAAACGTTCACCTAAGCAATGTGTACAACAAAAATGGACTCATCAGTTTAAGAATCCGCCGCTAATTGGCCAAGTTACAAACAGGTATTAaagattaaattgaaattatagGCAAGTTCAAAAttagttttctttttttttttatattacaatatacgcAACTATATAAAAACTAAAATTATATACGTGTTCGCTTCCAGAGAAGACAAAGAATTCGTTGTTCTATCTAGTCAAGTGCCTACTGAAAGCATAATAGTCATAAACACTTGGACAAGCGATGAAATTTCACATTCTTTTAATTTTCCATTTACGCCTCCCCATATTAAGGAGACTCTAGATGAATCTCAATTGCAAGGGATGTGTCTGAACCCGTATTTAAGAAATAGGTTCGAATTGTCCAATGTTGGTTCTGCACTTATACAAAACGAAGCTGACAATATATTCCTCTTTCTTCAAAATTCAATCGGTATGTTTACCATTAATTCATTTGAAATAGACGTTGCTTTGATTTTTGattttatagtaatattttATGTAGGTGACGTATATTATCAGTGTATAACACATGACATTCCGATAGACAAATATTCAGCTACTAATCGTAGGTCATATTGCATATTAGATGCTTGGGAAAAGGCAGCATCTTCCCAAGCAGGCACAATTGTACCTTTAACTATTTCTGAAAAATTGGACATGCAGTACATCTACGATTGTAGGTATATGAAATGATCTTAaatgacaaattatttagaggATACTAATGTTTAAAGTTTATAGGTTTCACAAATAAAAAATTGCGATTAAAATGTAGCGACTATGAgtcgaataattttaattcgAGTTGGAAACAGTCTCTTGAGGAATTAAATAGTTATATGGACATATTAGCACCAGAACTACTGGCTGTATGGGAAATATGTGAAGAAGTTCGATTGCCGTTAACAACAGCACCTCATCAAAAAGTTTTAAGCTGGCTAGAATCTGCTGACACTAAGCCTCCAGTTTTTTCTCAAGAGGAAATGGAAAATGTCGCAATACCAATTAATTCACAAGAATTAATAAGTGTTTCACAAGAAATAGATATAACAGCTCTGGAAGATAGTAATGTGTTGCAAGAGTTGCTTCTACCGAAAGTGAAATCCCGTCCTAAGAAGGGGCATGCTCGTAAAAAGCCGAAGTTGTGATGCATACAAATTTACTTGgaataattatttttctatGAAAGTGCAATAAAATTATGAACCAACTATTTGGGTATATGAATtacttgtttatttatttatagcaaaaattgtacaataattACATGCAATGTGCATTAGCAGGATGAAGAGACATGTTAATGATGGTTTACAAATTTCTCATATTTTACACAATATTTTTTCTATCGCGGCTTAACGATTTCGAAGGAAAGACGGTTTCCACTTTGAAGTAAGTACTCTACTGTTTTCTTGCTGCGCTTTGCTTTCTTCTTCCTCCATCTGCATCTGTAATCATTCCGATTAGTTGATATGTTTTAAAACCCATTCAATGCGAAAGTGGATTGCTTACAATTAACTTTCTCTGATTTTCTCTGAAAACTTCTAATGGATTATCGAACTGACTGTAATAATTGAGAACTTCTCGTACGTCTTGCACATTTGTCGCTAATATAGCTGAAAAAGATTCATCGAATGAGATTGAAGTAACGCAAATAACTATATATTGGTATTCATGTAAAATCGTAGAGCAAACCCACTTTTCAAgaatgcagctaaatcatacagCGTCGTATCATTATCGTTACCCGTCCATTGTGGTAGCCTTAAAGTATTTTCAGGATGGAATTTTGTACTCTTTGCATTCCAATCAACAACTATAACCTGTTGAAGCATTCAGTAAACTATATTTTACAAAACGGTTATTTGCATATGCAAATATatttgagatttcaaggtcattaatgtttttttttttaacgaaactATATTTTTATAACCAAAATCAAGAAGAAACCAACAATCTACAATATTGACTTTCATGTGATTTTAAGTATTTACTTGATACTTACCTTACTGAGATCACGGTTAAGAGCATCCAAATCTTTAACATGATGCCCATCCACAAAACGGGTTGTATCTCTTACCAGTCTGTACATGATATATCCATTAGGATCCAAAGCATCCAATATAGGAAAAACTGTCTGGAAATAGTAAAAAAATGAACTGCAATTCAAGTTTTAACAGACAATCTATGCTTACCAGACCCTGTTCTGCTGTGTATACTACAATTTCAAACTGTGGTGGAGCAACAGCTTCTAAAAATTGGTCCACACCGGGTCTTTTTTTAAACCTCCAGCCAGTTTCATACTTGCAACCAATTAAGCAAAATaagtaaatggtttaactacagcTGAAGAAGACTCTACCGAAATATCTTCTTTGTTTTTAATGACAAAACCAAAGGGGATATTTACTCTGAAGGCCACCTTCAGCCAAGACATTCTGTTGTTTATGGATATTTAACATACCGTCCAATCAGGATGTATAAGGACATCTGTTAACTCCAGGACCAAAGTGTAAGAGGGTTGAAGGTAGGGATATTTGAGTGGATCTGGAAGAAGTTTGTCCCTGCTGGGTTCTTGGATCATCTACAAAATCAAGGATACAAGTACTTATGTGATTACATCTAAAAATCTATTTCTATCCAAAAGAATTCACGCACCTTGGTATAGTAAGCATATTCCCTCCGAAACCTTTTGTATATCCTTTGGTACACTGGTAAATTGGAGTATTCATCTTCTATGGCATTCCCCTGCTCATCATACTTTGTCCTTGCCAGTTCATAAATCATATATGACAACCCAATGGTAAAGACAACACCAAAAAATCTGAAACTATGTTTAACCCATCTGTCGGCCCGTTCACGAGTCTCCTTTTGTTCTGCTTCTTCTCTTGCTTCTTCTTCTGTCTTTTTGATGTCTAAAGCATCTGGTGCTAGTGACTGAACAGTGCCAACGCTTGATTGTATATTTGTTAAACTACCTGTTATTTTTGGTCGATCAGCTGGACAAAGAAAATATAGTTAGTATACAATCATAATAGTTTTATATTCTATTGAAAACACATGCCACTAGTCTTAACATTAAGTTAAAGAAGTGTGATAGATATTTATTAGAACTGTGATGGAATCAAAGtagtttctttaaaaaattagaTCATAATAGAAATATGAAAGTTGAATGAATGAGACAGTATTAATTAGAAAAATAAAGACGTACGTTATTATAGTTGGTTAAGACTAAGGATAACCTATCGTCATGTGTTGCAATCATAGTAGTTTCTAGTAAATACCAAGCATGTGAGTACATGCTTCGACTGTTTGAGGTTATGTTCATATGATTATACTTACATGTTGTGCTGTAATTATACAATTGCACTGTCTGACAAATTGATATCCGAGAAATTGGTTGGCGTAACGAACAATATATTGCTCCCGTATTTCCATTGTATACTTTATAGAAATGCCGCAGACTCCTTGTCACGAATGCCATTACTTCTAGCAGGTCATGGGCTTTCTGGCAAACGTACTGAGAAAACTTGTGCTCCGATTTCCCGGTGTATTATGTTCAGTCGGTGTTTCAGAGAATTAGGTTGCCAGCGTTCCTTAAGGTAGGTTACAACGTTTCTTaccatataaaaatataaattataatttatataaatatccaTTACTATTAAAAGCTTCTAAAGTAGCAAGGTTCATAGCGATTTAAACGTTAGAAAGAGAAATGGATGAACTGTAAAAAGCTATATGCAGACTGATCTTCTGCAGGTAACTATGTATAAtcacatttttatgcaaattgttctgtattttatttaataattttacattatattatagtactctaataaataataattgctgTACCTACATTTTAGTTCGCAAACTGGGGTAATGTTTACAAAAACTTGTCTTTGTTCTTTAGATAGTTATGTAAAAAGTTAATTTAATGTACTTGAAACGTATATTGTAagttataaaaatgaaataaccATATACTTAAGCCCTTCTGACACGTTTTCTATTTTTCATTCTTTACAGTAACGAAAATTGAACGATATTTATGTTGCAAGTTCCACATTT
It encodes the following:
- the LOC117219872 gene encoding uncharacterized protein LOC117219872 encodes the protein MTESSIEDSALDIELFIEEVKKFPEIWNVAAEEYHDRTKKRSAWLEICRVFYDKFDERHERDKNEIRNRLNKKWRNVRDNFLKSVKKRTRSGHAAERSRRYIYARQLTFLQQAGITIKQSSLEDQDEQQSQDGTETKARLDPPHKHKTRKWKHDTESTITELTKTTIPSQSESDQPEYNADKSFFDSLIPSLSEFSEDQKLEFRIEILNIIKKMRQQNSASSNTNPYRKRNGYA
- the TAF1C-like gene encoding TATA box-binding protein-associated factor RNA polymerase I subunit C-like, which translates into the protein MEDLGILSSKAYKRAETNLRNRLKPSILKNYPHYLVPGYNLHNNFSVDDVDLEDAVGKYHDYPYHCDLPRPLLPPAKIPRTVINKEDPALELLTLKNHINDDIQRLKHYYLRHEKELGQTYKKDIKWKHTDRILTAKVPRYVADIAEIMALDPDPHFEGSYNWYFTGGTINQLKMHNRNILLFPFKDELVATPVVNVDEFFWKPVLPKAAKCELNGSLFELKHSINPNSCTILGRYKDHCNFYILSECNEKWNLTEIHRQPSSIPLVSADLSSYNTNQYCTVNSERTVTLWDVTKMKHICSNTVMQTTVADDLWARVKFETMDPNIILFVDRCCLHYLDTRISFDCPTLSLCPKSFLEKCESITLDIESRHSSCRYIATYHSVLMCDKRSPKQCVQQKWTHQFKNPPLIGQVTNREDKEFVVLSSQVPTESIIVINTWTSDEISHSFNFPFTPPHIKETLDESQLQGMCLNPYLRNRFELSNVGSALIQNEADNIFLFLQNSIGDVYYQCITHDIPIDKYSATNRRSYCILDAWEKAASSQAGTIVPLTISEKLDMQYIYDCFTNKKLRLKCSDYESNNFNSSWKQSLEELNSYMDILAPELLAVWEICEEVRLPLTTAPHQKVLSWLESADTKPPVFSQEEMENVAIPINSQELISVSQEIDITALEDSNVLQELLLPKVKSRPKKGHARKKPKL
- the LOC117219868 gene encoding mitochondrial import inner membrane translocase subunit TIM50-C is translated as MAFVTRSLRHFYKVYNGNTGAIYCSLRQPISRISICQTVQLYNYSTTSDRPKITGSLTNIQSSVGTVQSLAPDALDIKKTEEEAREEAEQKETRERADRWVKHSFRFFGVVFTIGLSYMIYELARTKYDEQGNAIEDEYSNLPVYQRIYKRFRREYAYYTKMIQEPSRDKLLPDPLKYPYLQPSYTLVLELTDVLIHPDWTYETGWRFKKRPGVDQFLEAVAPPQFEIVVYTAEQGLTVFPILDALDPNGYIMYRLVRDTTRFVDGHHVKDLDALNRDLSKVIVVDWNAKSTKFHPENTLRLPQWTGNDNDTTLYDLAAFLKTILATNVQDVREVLNYYSQFDNPLEVFRENQRKLIMQMEEEESKAQQENSRVLTSKWKPSFLRNR